In Anser cygnoides isolate HZ-2024a breed goose chromosome Z, Taihu_goose_T2T_genome, whole genome shotgun sequence, a genomic segment contains:
- the TMED7 gene encoding transmembrane emp24 domain-containing protein 7 codes for MPPRGCVAVGPRGRRLALLPPPLLPLLLLLALRACAARASEITFELPDNAKQCFYEEIAQGTKCTLEFQVITGGHYDVDCRLEDPDGIVLYKEMKKQYDSFTFTASRNGTYKFCFSNEFSTFTHKTVYFDFQVGEDPPLFPSENRVTALTQMESACVSIHEALKSVIDYQTHFRLREAQGRSRAEDLNTRVAYWSIGEAIILLVVSIGQVFLLKSFFSDKRTTTTRVGS; via the exons ATGCCGCCGCGGGGCTGCGTGGCCGTGGGGCCGCGGGGGCGGCGGTtggcgctgctgccgccgccgctcctgccgctgctgctgctgctggcgctgcgggCCTGCGCCGCGCGGGCCTCGGAGATCACGTTCGAGCTGCCCGACAACGCCAAGCAGTGTTTCTACGAGGAGATCGCGCAGGGCACCAAGTGCACGCTCGAGTTCCAG gtGATCACTGGAGGCCACTACGATGTTGACTGTCGGTTGGAAGATCCTGATGGCATTGTGTTGtacaaagagatgaaaaagcaaTATGATAGCTTCACGTTTACTGCATCCAGAAATGGAACGTACAAATTCTGCTTCAGCAATGAATTCTCTACTTTCACACACAAAACTGTGTACTTTGATTTCCAGGTTGGAGAAGATCCACCATTGTTTCCTAGCGAGAATAGAGTGACTGCACTTACCCAG ATGGAGTCTGCTTGTGTTTCGATTCATGAAGCTTTGAAGTCTGTCATTGATTATCAGACGCACTTTCGATTGAGAGAAGCTCAAGGccgcagcagagcagaggattTAAATACAAGAGTAGCCTATTGGTCAATAGGGGAAGCAATCATTCTTCTTGTTGTTAGTATTGGGCAGGTATTTCTCCTCAAAAGCTTCTTCTCAGATAAAAGAACCACAACAACCCGTGTTGGATCATAA